The genome window TACCCTGTGACGGTAAAACCACACGCGTGCGATAAGTAgtcgacgcagcactggcgtGTCTCGGACTAGCATTGAGTGGGGGAAATTTTGGGTTTCTTGGTCAGTTGAGTAGTTGCAGAAAATTAGAAGTAGTGCAGTGTCCACTGAAGCAACATCACCAGCCAAAGTATCCAAAAAGAAGGAAGCCGATTCGGTACCAAAGTTTTCTTCAAGTATATAACTTATTAAGGTATTGAGACTTTTGCCTCTTTGTTGAGCCTTGGGGTGCATACCCGGCTCATTAATAGTACttcttttcatttattaatttaatttttggtaattcaattgtttataataattttgcttaataaaaattatttatttaattcatttggTTCGTTAGCAGTTTGAACATTCTTCTTGGGGATTTTATACCCGAGGGATGTTCTAGAACTCTTGGGTTTGGAAGTTGTgagtaattgatttgttaatttggccaattgataattgttaacatcttagattcatttaaataaatttattttattaattaaattctgaacatcGAGAAGGTTCCAATCGACACGACATAGTATTCGGTACCCGAGGTCCAAAACGTGCTACGCAGTTACGAACAacggcgtccattttgagcgcgcaaattcctttgtgaattttatcatgcaacaatttacaaaattaacaactggactattattataaattataactagggccgagaatttagtttttttaaaagagagagACAGAAGATAGGCGTAGCCAAGCGTTCTGATTGGTCGtaataaatcaattgttttttgtttatcgctATTAAATGAAGACAGcagcttgaataaaaaaataaaatttagattgctaatccaacatgaaaatataaaaaatatgtcaaaaaaaaaacaggttaGCTTGCAGATGTGAAGGTGcttgtaaacaaatacaagtctgtgctgctcagataaataaaaaagagaatTTGAAACACTGTGTTATAAcactaaaatgtttaatgaaatgaaTTAAATGTGAACAGTGAAAAGCTGGCGATTTCGCGAGAGAATTGCTTCCTGTCTCACTGGTAATTTTGCTGGAGATCGCACTGACGGTCTTTTtaaaggtctcgctggaggtcACGCTAGAAATCttgctgacggtctcgctggagatcacgctgatagTTTTTCTAGAGGTCTCGCTGTCGGTCTCACTGGAGGTCGTTTTTTCTGGGAGTTGTGCTAATGGTATCGCTGCCCGTCTCGCTGGTAATTTTGCTAGCGATCACAGTGACGGTTTCACtcgagatcacgctgacggtcgttctggaggtctcgctggagatcacgttGATGGTCTCGCTGACGGTTTCGTTGGAGATAGTTTCGCTGGAAGTTTTGCTGATGCTATTGCTGCTGGTCTCGCTGATAATTTTTCTAGCGATCATGGTGATGGTATGGCTGGAGATTTCGCTGGAGATCGAGCTGacgatctcgctggagatcacgctgacgatctttctggaggttTCGCTGGTGATTACACTGACGGTTTTTCTGgaagtctcgctggagatcgagctgacgatctcgctggagatctCGCTGGtcatcacgctgacgatctttctggaggtctcatTGGAGATCaagctgacgatctttctggaggtctcgctggtcatcacgctgacgatcgtTCTGGAGATCTCGCTGGTcgtcacgctgacgatctttctggaggtctcgctggagatcacgctgacgatctttttAGAGGTATCGCTGGccatcacgctgacgatctttctggaggtatcgctggagatcacgctgacgatctttctggaggtctcgctggagatcacgctgacgatctttttgGAGGTCTCgttggagatcacgctgacgatctttctggagaTCTCGCTGGtcatcacgctgacgatctttctggaggtctcatTGGAGAttacgctgacgatctttctggaggttTCGCTGGTGATTACACTGACGGTTTTTCTAgaagtctcgctggagatcgagctgacgatctcgctggtcatcacgctgacgatctttctggcgGTCTCATTGGAGATCaagctgacgatctttctggaggtctcgctggtcaTCACGCTGAccgttataatttataacaattgaattattatttaattattatttttttattgttttataatattatttatttgaaaagtattttatttactgaaaatttaactattgagAAATTGGGACGcaattagaaatttgaaaCACCCGTGGATAAATTTTCGGAAGTTATTTTTCATCGAgacaaattattgttaattaactatcTAGTtgacaacaacaataataataatttgctaATAGAAAATTCCACGTGGTTAATTTTTCCCTTGAAAATTGAAACTTGggttatttttatgtaaattaatcAGTAGTTGCAATTTcatcattcataaaaattccttggaattcaattaattacgtGGCTATTAATTCTGGGAATTTACAATTAGccaaatttaattagttagaagccgttgtatagacggcAAGTGGGGTACAACAGTAGTAAGTTAGAAGCCGtggtatagacgccaagtggggtaccaCGGTAGTAAGATAGAAACTGCAGTAAAGACGCTCAAGGGAGGGTACTGCAGGATTAAGT of Cotesia glomerata isolate CgM1 unplaced genomic scaffold, MPM_Cglom_v2.3 scaffold_1462, whole genome shotgun sequence contains these proteins:
- the LOC123273852 gene encoding uncharacterized PE-PGRS family protein PE_PGRS54-like gives rise to the protein VSLEVTLEILLTVSLEITLIVFLEVSLSVSLEVVFSGSCANGIAARLAGNFASDHSDGFTRDHADGRSGGLAGDHVDGLADGFVGDSFAGSFADAIAAGLADNFSSDHGDGMAGDFAGDRADDLAGDHADDLSGGFAGDYTDGFSGSLAGDRADDLAGDLAGHHADDLSGGLIGDQADDLSGGLAGHHADDRSGDLAGRHADDLSG